Proteins encoded within one genomic window of Candidatus Brevundimonas colombiensis:
- a CDS encoding DUF1134 domain-containing protein, with protein sequence MHRRQLILSGLATAAGASSLGACASTPARNPNYPIASDQNAQAYSFDELVSAGSRELGIAAEVVGGAIERVFADQGDRPTAYIAGEEGSGAVVVGARYGRGALHMKDLSASQEVFWQGASIGWDWGGNASRVFTLVYGLYHPDMIYRRYPGVEGSAYLVAGLGVNYQRADGIVLAPIRTGVGLRLGANVGTMSYSRQRNLLPF encoded by the coding sequence ATGCATCGTCGCCAACTGATTCTGTCCGGCCTGGCCACCGCCGCCGGGGCGTCGTCCCTGGGGGCCTGCGCCTCGACGCCGGCGCGCAATCCCAACTATCCCATCGCGTCGGATCAGAACGCACAGGCCTACAGCTTCGACGAACTGGTCTCGGCCGGGTCGCGCGAACTGGGCATCGCGGCCGAGGTCGTGGGCGGCGCCATCGAGCGCGTCTTCGCCGATCAGGGCGACCGCCCGACCGCCTATATCGCGGGCGAGGAAGGTTCCGGCGCCGTTGTCGTGGGCGCGCGTTACGGACGCGGGGCCCTGCATATGAAGGACCTGTCGGCCTCGCAGGAGGTGTTCTGGCAGGGCGCGTCGATCGGTTGGGACTGGGGCGGCAACGCCAGCCGGGTCTTCACCCTGGTCTATGGCCTGTATCACCCCGACATGATCTATCGCCGCTATCCGGGGGTCGAGGGGTCGGCCTATCTGGTGGCGGGCCTGGGCGTGAACTATCAGCGCGCGGACGGCATCGTCCTGGCGCCGATCCGCACCGGCGTCGGCCTGCGCCTGGGCGCCAATGTCGGCACCATGAGCTACAGCCGCCAGCGCAACCTGCTGCCGTTCTAA